A genome region from Purpureocillium takamizusanense chromosome 8, complete sequence includes the following:
- a CDS encoding uncharacterized protein (EggNog:ENOG503P5W7~COG:S): MSPIEPVVSAQEPLPSGYGFLKKGNPFMTGLCRRKTHAAHKTLYVVRNKRKVLGLRAPKWILREVHQEERESRVRRQANVERRDTCMESEFRDAIEQMFPDVPSGEVSKIIKRAMKKKSGRVGRTGKLTLGEKARLAVAAHIRHCHTPYDRILNKSKDRAGARKAVYPQVTELMKEWGWRDVTGGSRRRGHGAAQAARAKQAHRLPIRSAPRRKSTPETVAARNTAADKTGASLEDAIEISDSSEEADSASDQQSWSGDSEADDEDWECILVEDSDD, from the coding sequence ATGAGTCCAATcgagcccgtcgtctccgcgcAGGAGCCGTTGCCGTCCGGCTATGGCTTTCTCAAAAAAGGCAACCCATTCATGACGGGCCTATGCCGCCGCAAGACGCATGCCGCACACAAGACTCTCTACGTTGTGCGGAACAAGCGAAAGGTTCTCGGTCTGCGCGCGCCGAAATGGATTCTGCGCGAGGTTCACCAGGAGGAGCGTGAAAGTAGAGTCCGGCGGCAAGCGAACGTCGAGAGGCGCGACACTTGTATGGAGAGCGAGTTCAGAGACGCCATTGAACAGATGTTTCCCGACGTACCATCAGGAGAAGTGAGCAAGATCATCAAACGGGCCATGAAGAAGAAAAGTGGAAGGGTAGGACGAACGGGGAAACTGACACTGGGCGAAAAGGCACGCCTTGCGGTGGCCGCCCACATTCGACATTGCCATACCCCGTACGACAGGATCTTGAACAAGAGCAAGGACAGGGCCGGGGCAAGGAAAGCAGTGTATCCGCAGGTCACCGAACTGATGAAAGAATGGGGTTGGCGGGATGTGACCGGtgggagcaggaggaggggacATGGTGCAGCTCAGGCGGCACGGGCTAAACAGGCACATCGACTCCCGATACGCTCTGCTCCTCGGCGAAAGTCGACTCCAGAAACCGTCGCAGCGAGAAACACTGCTGCAGATAAGACAGGTGCGTCACTGGAGGACGCAATCGAAATATCAGACTCCAGCGAGGAGGCAGACTCGGCCTCAGACCAACAATCGTGGAGCGGCGATTCAGAGGCAGACGATGAGGATTGGGAATGTATACTGGTCGAAGATAGTGACGACTGA